The Nitrospirota bacterium region GCCGCTGAGACAGCAGAAACAACAGATAGCTGTTCGTCATTGCAACAGCCCTTCCTCATTCAGCAGCAGGATAAGCTCGCCTTTGTGCCGGATAATGCCGGCATAATACCGCAGCGCGGGGTTCAGCACCCCCGCCGGAAAGGAAGCCGGATTCTGATCGGCGTCTATGATCTCCGCGACTGCATCCACGAGCAGACCGATGACGCCCTTGATACCCTTGAGCACGAGCAAGACACCGCCGGCCTTGCCGGAAAGATTGAAGATCTTCTTGGGGTTCAGGACCGGGATCGATTTTCCTCGGAACGCGACCTTGCCCTCGAACATCGAGGTGAGACCGCCGTCCTTCTGGATCTCGCGGGGAAGCGTGATCTCCAACAGCTTGGTAATCGGAACGGCGAAGCTCCCCCCGTCCAGTGATAATATCAAAAAACGTCTGCCTTCGTCCATAGCGGTTTGAGCTTATGCGCGGTGTGCCAGAGTGGCGCCGCTCAGGAGCTTTTTGAGCGCCCCGAGCATTTCCTGTTCTTCGAAGGGTTTTACCAGGTAGTCCTGCGCGCCCATCTCGATGGCCTTCTGCCGGTGCTTCTCGCCGGCCCTCGAGGTGAGCACGATTACGGGGATGTTCATGAGCGCCGGATTGCGCTTCATCTCGGCAATCAGGTCATAGCCGTGCATGACGGGCATTTCCAGATCGGTGATCACCGCATCGAACTTGACGCGGCCCATGATGTTCAGCGCCTCCATGCCGTCGGGCGCCACCTCCACTTCATAGCCGGTCCGGTCCAGGAAGCGCTGAACATATTTCCGGATACTGATCGAATCATCGACAACCAGGACCCGGGGCTTGCGCCGCGCCGCCTCCGGCGAGATGGCCTCCCGGGCGGCGATGAAACTCGCCTTGGCGGCCATTGCGGACTCGTCGCCGAAAAGCGTCGCGATATTGAGGATGAGCCGGACGTTCCCCTCGCCGGAGATCGTAGCGCCGGAGAACATCTTGACGCCCCGCAGGTAATCGCCGAGGGACTTCACCACAATCTCCTCGCGCCCGACAATGTCTTCGACCATCACGGCGATCCGTTTTTCCGCCATGCCGAGGATGAGCGTCGGGTGCCGGAACGTCTCCTCTTTCTGGGGAAACTTGCCGACGTTCAGCAGGTCGTTCAGCATGAGCAGCCTGACGAGCGTGCCGCGCAGATTCACCATCTCCTCGCCGGCGGCGCGCTGAATATCCTTAAAGGAAAACCGGGTCGTTTCCTCCACGAGGTTCATCGGCACCGCCAGCTCCTGGTCCTTGAACTTCACGATCAGCGCCTGGGCAATGGCAAGCGTGAGCGGAAGCCTGATCACGAATTTGGTCCCGACGCCCTTTTCGGTCTTTATCTCGATCCTGCCGTTGATCTTCGCGAGGTGCGTCGACACCACATCCATCCCGACACCGCGGCCCGAGATCTTCCCGACGCTCTGTGCCGTGGAAAAGCCGGGGCGG contains the following coding sequences:
- a CDS encoding chemotaxis protein CheW, whose product is MILSLDGGSFAVPITKLLEITLPREIQKDGGLTSMFEGKVAFRGKSIPVLNPKKIFNLSGKAGGVLLVLKGIKGVIGLLVDAVAEIIDADQNPASFPAGVLNPALRYYAGIIRHKGELILLLNEEGLLQ